The following coding sequences are from one Mesorhizobium onobrychidis window:
- a CDS encoding mandelate racemase/muconate lactonizing enzyme family protein has protein sequence MPKTGGADEALNRVNANSKPSQLRITDMRVAEIVGAPFTSALLKIYTNQGIVGLGEVRDGASATYALMLKSRLLGENPCDIDRLFRRIKQFGGHGRQGGGVSAVEIALWDLAGKAYGVPIYQMLGGRFREKVRLYCDTDATVPSGTETGKRLKQRMALGFTFLKMDLGLMQIADVPGAVVSPAGSLEGYRVQPGRGPIKTLEERRARNAAYDLHNVPHPFTGLHFSDKGLDLLEQYIAEVRDVIGMDIPLAIDHIGHISLQNGIRLARRIERYVPAWLEDVIPWQYTEQYRQLQDATTVPICTGEDIYLKEGFEPLLKSGGLSVIHPDLLTSGGILETKKIGDMAQDHGVAMAIHMAESPIAAMAAAHVATATENFMALEYHSADVDWWDDIVTGVPKPLVKDGFITVPDKPGLGIDDVVDEVISQHLQPGVTGIWQPTDHWDNEYSWDRTWS, from the coding sequence ATGCCAAAGACGGGTGGCGCCGACGAGGCGCTCAATCGGGTGAACGCGAACTCTAAGCCATCTCAGCTTCGCATCACCGACATGCGGGTGGCCGAAATCGTCGGCGCGCCGTTCACCTCAGCGCTGCTCAAGATTTATACCAACCAGGGCATCGTCGGGCTTGGCGAGGTGCGCGACGGCGCCAGCGCCACCTACGCGCTGATGCTGAAGAGCCGGTTGCTTGGCGAGAACCCTTGCGACATCGATCGCCTGTTTCGCCGGATCAAGCAGTTCGGCGGACACGGCCGGCAAGGCGGTGGCGTCTCGGCGGTCGAAATCGCGTTGTGGGATCTCGCCGGCAAGGCCTATGGCGTGCCGATCTACCAGATGCTCGGCGGCCGGTTTCGCGAGAAGGTGCGCCTCTATTGCGATACCGACGCTACCGTGCCGAGCGGCACCGAGACCGGCAAGCGCCTCAAGCAGCGCATGGCGCTCGGCTTCACCTTCCTCAAGATGGATCTGGGGCTGATGCAGATCGCCGATGTACCCGGTGCGGTCGTGTCTCCTGCCGGCTCACTTGAGGGGTACCGCGTCCAGCCCGGCCGCGGCCCGATCAAGACTCTTGAAGAGCGACGCGCCCGCAACGCCGCCTACGATTTGCATAACGTCCCCCACCCGTTTACCGGTCTCCACTTTTCCGACAAGGGCCTCGACTTGCTTGAGCAGTACATTGCCGAGGTTCGCGACGTTATCGGCATGGATATTCCGCTCGCCATCGACCACATCGGCCACATCTCGCTGCAGAACGGTATTCGCCTCGCCAGGCGGATTGAAAGATATGTGCCAGCCTGGCTCGAGGATGTGATCCCATGGCAGTACACCGAGCAGTACCGACAACTGCAGGACGCCACCACGGTGCCGATCTGCACCGGCGAGGACATCTACCTCAAGGAGGGCTTCGAGCCTCTGCTCAAGAGCGGCGGCCTTTCCGTTATCCACCCAGACCTGCTCACCAGCGGGGGCATCCTCGAGACCAAGAAGATCGGCGACATGGCGCAGGACCACGGCGTCGCTATGGCGATCCATATGGCCGAAAGTCCAATCGCCGCAATGGCCGCGGCACATGTCGCGACCGCGACCGAAAACTTCATGGCGCTCGAATACCACTCTGCCGATGTCGACTGGTGGGACGATATCGTCACCGGCGTCCCCAAGCCGCTCGTGAAGGACGGCTTTATCACTGTTCCCGACAAGCCGGGCCTGGGGATTGACGACGTCGTCGACGAGGTGATCTCTCAGCATCTGCAGCCGGGTGTCACCGGCATCTGGCAGCCCACGGATCACTGGGACAACGAGTATTCCTGGGATCGCACCTGGAGCTGA